Proteins encoded within one genomic window of Streptomyces kaniharaensis:
- a CDS encoding aromatase/cyclase: protein MTTTQHTTHEIDIDAPADVVYTVIADAEAWPRRFTPTLHVERTELAPGAERLRIWARANGEVKQWTSRRDLDADRRRIGFRQEVSSPPVASMAGEWHVTERPGGATLTLTHEFSALDDDPQGLRWITEATDRNSRSELGNIKSLAERWTQLADLEFEFEDSVLVDAAPDTVYDFLHDAAAWPTRLPHVARLDLREEAGGIQHMAMDTRTADGSEHTTESVRICFPDTDITYKQLRTPSMMAAHTGRWTVEPTEHGVRVTSWHAVVLNPEAIPAVLGPDATTATARRFIRDAAGGNSRATLGLAKRFAEERRG, encoded by the coding sequence ATGACCACCACCCAGCACACCACGCACGAGATCGACATCGACGCCCCCGCCGACGTCGTCTACACCGTCATCGCCGACGCCGAGGCCTGGCCGCGGCGCTTCACGCCCACCCTCCACGTCGAGCGCACGGAGCTCGCACCCGGCGCCGAACGCCTGCGGATCTGGGCCCGGGCCAACGGCGAGGTCAAGCAGTGGACCTCCCGCCGCGACCTCGACGCCGACCGCCGCCGGATCGGCTTCCGCCAGGAGGTCTCCTCGCCCCCGGTCGCCTCGATGGCGGGGGAGTGGCACGTCACCGAACGCCCCGGCGGCGCCACCCTCACCCTCACCCACGAGTTCAGCGCGCTCGACGACGACCCGCAGGGCCTGCGCTGGATCACCGAGGCGACCGACCGCAACAGCCGCAGCGAACTCGGCAACATCAAGTCCCTCGCCGAGCGCTGGACCCAACTCGCCGACCTGGAATTCGAGTTCGAGGACTCGGTGCTGGTCGACGCCGCCCCGGACACGGTCTACGACTTCCTCCACGACGCCGCCGCCTGGCCCACCCGGCTGCCCCACGTCGCCCGGCTCGACCTGCGCGAGGAAGCCGGCGGCATCCAGCACATGGCGATGGACACCCGCACCGCCGACGGCTCCGAGCACACCACCGAGTCCGTCCGGATCTGCTTCCCGGACACCGACATCACCTACAAGCAGCTGCGCACCCCCTCCATGATGGCCGCGCACACCGGCCGCTGGACCGTCGAGCCGACCGAGCACGGCGTACGGGTCACCTCCTGGCACGCCGTCGTCCTCAACCCGGAGGCGATCCCCGCCGTCCTCGGCCCGGACGCCACCACCGCCACCGCCCGCCGCTTCATCCGGGATGCCGCCGGCGGCAACAGCCGCGCGACCCTCGGGCTCGCCAAGCGGTTCGCCGAGGAACGCCGTGGCTGA
- a CDS encoding cyclase family protein, with protein MRIIDLSSTIDGSAWEVDGIRHEVMTPADGARHMAEGMLRNHGIEFDIADLPDGELLSLDTLTLTTHTGTHVDAPSHYGSKAAYGVPRHIDELPLEWFIGPGVVLDLTDSGVGTIGADRLRRAFDEIGHRPQAGEIVLLHTGADQRVGTPEYFTQFAGLDGEATNLLLDLGVRLIGTDAFGLDAPFTHMLSEFRRTRDHSVLWPAHFAGRQREYCQIERLANLGALPAPTGFTVQAFPVKIAGAGAGWTRAVALLD; from the coding sequence ATGCGCATCATTGACCTCTCCTCGACGATCGACGGCAGCGCCTGGGAGGTGGACGGCATCCGCCACGAGGTGATGACGCCGGCCGACGGCGCGCGCCACATGGCCGAGGGCATGCTCCGCAACCACGGCATCGAGTTCGACATCGCGGACCTGCCCGACGGTGAACTGCTCTCGCTGGACACCCTGACCCTGACCACCCACACCGGCACGCACGTCGACGCGCCGTCGCACTACGGCAGCAAGGCCGCCTACGGAGTGCCGCGCCACATCGACGAGTTGCCGCTGGAGTGGTTCATCGGCCCGGGCGTCGTCCTCGACCTCACCGACTCGGGGGTCGGGACGATCGGCGCGGACCGGCTGCGGCGGGCCTTCGACGAGATCGGCCACCGCCCGCAGGCCGGGGAGATCGTGCTGCTGCACACGGGAGCCGACCAACGCGTGGGGACGCCCGAGTACTTCACCCAATTCGCGGGCCTGGACGGGGAGGCGACGAACCTCCTGCTCGACCTCGGGGTGCGGCTCATCGGGACGGACGCCTTCGGACTGGACGCTCCGTTCACGCACATGCTCTCCGAGTTCCGGCGCACCCGGGACCATTCCGTGCTGTGGCCCGCGCATTTCGCGGGACGTCAGCGGGAATACTGCCAGATCGAGCGATTGGCCAATCTGGGCGCGCTGCCCGCGCCGACCGGATTCACCGTGCAGGCCTTTCCCGTCAAAATCGCGGGGGCGGGGGCGGGTTGGACGCGAGCGGTGGCACTGCTCGACTGA
- a CDS encoding class I adenylate-forming enzyme family protein — translation MDLPRDSTTFGPPLDGVAELIGGPRIDDLLRRAAGRTPRHPALVADCLVLDHAGLDQRVTDCAEALRGAFGGPGTVIAIAAELTVEFAVTFLGISRSGNTSAMFNPLVPDDTLVHVLNSCGARAAVLSPRMHRRIAALRPRLPLLRQLVVTADAGDGTPVLGELERAAVPAGEVVETACLQFTSGTTGAPKTVRLSHRNLLVNAAQSAHAHRLAADSVSLNNLPSFHLMHLNTALAVGATHVLCPEEDREALVGLARTWRASHLYSLPVRLSRLAGDERLPGFRIPSLRAVLSGGSALPPRTTVALSEHFGVPVVQGYGLAETSPSTHFDLPEGPTVGSSGPPVAGTACRIVDVRTGAVLPIGERGEIQVRGPQLMLGYLGDSPADAVDADGWFRTGDVGRIDEAGRLFVVDRIKDVFKCDNWLVSPTEIERVLMRHPAVADCVVFDHPDELSGAVAVGLVVPRGEGVDPAALAEFANARLPYYEHLRQLRLVESIPRSATGKVQRRELRDRLFGSL, via the coding sequence GTGGACCTCCCACGGGACAGTACGACCTTCGGTCCGCCCCTGGACGGCGTGGCCGAGCTGATCGGCGGGCCCCGGATCGACGACCTGCTCCGGCGCGCCGCCGGGCGGACGCCGCGTCACCCGGCCCTGGTCGCCGACTGCCTGGTGCTCGACCACGCGGGCCTGGACCAGCGGGTGACCGACTGCGCCGAGGCGCTGCGCGGCGCCTTCGGCGGCCCCGGCACGGTGATCGCGATCGCCGCCGAGCTGACCGTCGAGTTCGCGGTCACGTTCCTGGGCATCTCGCGCTCCGGGAACACCAGTGCCATGTTCAACCCGCTCGTCCCGGACGACACCCTGGTGCACGTCCTCAACTCCTGCGGTGCGCGGGCGGCCGTGCTGTCGCCCCGGATGCACCGGCGTATCGCGGCGCTGCGCCCCCGGCTGCCGCTGCTGCGGCAGCTCGTGGTGACCGCCGACGCCGGTGACGGCACGCCCGTCCTCGGCGAGCTGGAGCGGGCCGCCGTCCCGGCCGGCGAGGTGGTGGAGACCGCCTGCCTGCAGTTCACCAGCGGCACCACGGGCGCGCCGAAGACGGTGCGGCTGAGCCACCGCAACCTGCTGGTGAACGCGGCGCAGTCGGCGCACGCCCACCGGCTGGCGGCGGACTCCGTCTCGCTCAACAACCTGCCCTCGTTCCACCTCATGCACCTGAACACCGCGCTCGCCGTCGGTGCGACGCACGTGCTCTGCCCTGAGGAGGACCGGGAGGCGCTGGTGGGGCTGGCCCGCACCTGGCGGGCCTCGCACCTGTACAGCCTGCCGGTGCGGCTGTCCCGCCTCGCCGGGGACGAGCGTCTGCCCGGCTTCCGGATCCCGTCGCTGCGCGCGGTGCTGTCCGGGGGCTCGGCGCTGCCGCCCCGGACGACGGTGGCCCTGTCGGAGCACTTCGGTGTTCCGGTGGTCCAGGGCTACGGCCTCGCCGAGACCTCCCCGTCGACCCACTTCGACCTGCCGGAGGGGCCGACCGTCGGCTCCAGCGGGCCGCCGGTCGCCGGGACGGCCTGCCGGATCGTCGACGTGCGCACCGGCGCGGTGCTGCCGATCGGCGAGCGCGGCGAGATCCAGGTCCGGGGTCCGCAGCTGATGCTGGGCTACCTGGGCGACTCGCCCGCCGACGCCGTCGACGCGGACGGCTGGTTCCGCACCGGCGACGTCGGCCGGATCGACGAGGCGGGCCGGCTGTTCGTCGTCGACCGGATCAAGGACGTCTTCAAGTGCGACAACTGGCTGGTGTCGCCGACCGAGATCGAGCGGGTGCTGATGCGCCATCCGGCCGTCGCCGACTGCGTGGTCTTCGACCACCCCGACGAGCTGAGCGGTGCCGTCGCCGTCGGGCTCGTCGTGCCGCGCGGCGAGGGCGTCGACCCGGCCGCCCTGGCCGAGTTCGCCAACGCGCGACTCCCCTACTACGAGCACCTGCGGCAGCTGCGGCTGGTGGAGAGCATTCCGCGCTCCGCCACCGGCAAGGTCCAGCGGCGCGAGCTGCGCGACCGGCTGTTCGGCTCCCTCTGA
- a CDS encoding antibiotic biosynthesis monooxygenase family protein has protein sequence MFTFINRFTVTGDVAQFETLVGEISDFMSTQPGFRSHRLYRSAADASVYVETAEWDDAASHKAATGSPEFRSRVGKVMGLAQAEPAPFDLIAQHGA, from the coding sequence GTGTTCACCTTCATCAACCGCTTCACCGTCACCGGGGACGTCGCCCAGTTCGAGACGCTCGTCGGTGAGATCAGCGACTTCATGAGCACCCAGCCCGGGTTCCGCTCGCACCGGCTGTACCGGTCGGCCGCGGACGCCTCGGTGTACGTCGAGACCGCCGAGTGGGACGACGCGGCCTCGCACAAGGCGGCGACCGGCTCGCCGGAGTTCCGCTCGCGGGTCGGCAAGGTGATGGGCCTCGCCCAAGCCGAGCCGGCCCCGTTCGACCTGATCGCGCAGCACGGCGCCTGA
- a CDS encoding SDR family NAD(P)-dependent oxidoreductase produces the protein MSTVTTGEVALVTGATSGIGLASTVRLARRGLRVFICARTPQAVAETVTRLRGEGLEVDGLAADVRYQEDVTKAVRAAVERYGPIGVLVNNAGRNGGGVTSTITDELWQDVIETNLTSVFRVTREVLTTGGMEAAGHGRIITVASTGGKQGVPLGAPYSASKAGVIGFTKALAKELAATGTTVNAVCPGYVETPMAVRVRQAYANTWETTEEDVLARFEQKIPLGRYSTAEEVAGMVDYLTTPAAASITAQAINVCGGLGIY, from the coding sequence ATGAGCACGGTGACAACCGGTGAAGTCGCCCTGGTGACGGGGGCGACCAGCGGTATCGGACTGGCCAGCACCGTCCGGCTGGCCCGGCGCGGGCTGCGCGTCTTCATCTGCGCCCGCACCCCGCAGGCCGTCGCCGAGACGGTCACCCGGCTGCGCGGCGAGGGCCTGGAGGTGGACGGCCTGGCGGCCGACGTCCGCTACCAGGAGGACGTCACGAAGGCGGTCCGGGCCGCGGTGGAGCGCTACGGCCCGATCGGCGTGCTCGTCAACAACGCCGGACGCAACGGCGGCGGCGTCACGTCCACCATCACCGACGAGCTCTGGCAGGACGTGATCGAGACCAACCTCACCAGCGTCTTCAGGGTCACCCGCGAGGTGCTCACCACCGGCGGCATGGAGGCGGCCGGCCACGGGCGGATCATCACCGTCGCCTCCACCGGCGGCAAGCAGGGCGTCCCGCTCGGGGCCCCGTACTCGGCCTCGAAGGCCGGCGTCATCGGCTTCACCAAGGCGCTCGCCAAGGAGCTCGCCGCCACCGGCACCACCGTCAACGCGGTCTGCCCGGGCTACGTCGAGACCCCGATGGCCGTGCGGGTCCGCCAGGCGTACGCCAACACCTGGGAGACCACCGAGGAGGACGTGCTCGCGCGGTTCGAGCAGAAGATCCCGCTCGGCCGCTACTCCACCGCCGAGGAGGTGGCCGGCATGGTCGACTACCTGACCACGCCCGCCGCCGCCTCCATCACCGCGCAGGCGATCAACGTCTGCGGCGGCCTCGGCATCTACTGA
- a CDS encoding nuclear transport factor 2 family protein, which produces MTGSLYEEVQHFYGRQMRHLDEGEVTEWAATFTEDGVFAANARPHPQEGRGAIEQGAREAAERLAAAGVQHRHWLGMLEVDEQPDGTVLARTYALIVATPKGGSAAVHLSCSCEDRLVRVAGELKVRHRQVYRDDLPA; this is translated from the coding sequence ATGACCGGATCGCTCTACGAGGAGGTCCAGCACTTCTACGGGCGGCAGATGCGCCACCTGGACGAGGGCGAGGTCACCGAGTGGGCCGCGACCTTCACCGAGGACGGCGTGTTCGCCGCCAACGCCCGCCCGCACCCGCAGGAGGGGCGCGGCGCGATCGAGCAGGGCGCGCGTGAGGCCGCGGAGCGCCTGGCAGCCGCCGGGGTCCAGCACCGGCACTGGCTCGGGATGCTGGAGGTCGACGAGCAGCCGGACGGCACCGTGCTGGCCAGGACGTACGCCCTGATCGTCGCGACGCCCAAGGGCGGCTCGGCCGCGGTGCATCTGAGCTGCAGCTGCGAGGACCGGCTGGTGCGGGTGGCCGGAGAGCTGAAGGTCCGCCACCGCCAGGTGTACCGGGACGACCTGCCCGCCTGA
- a CDS encoding FAD-dependent monooxygenase: MDCDVVVAGAGPTGLMLACELALGGARTVVVERRTEPEKHSKAMGMQGRTVELLELRGLLDRFKEGAGVLQGGNFASLGVPMRFEEFDTRHPYVLLVPQLRTEELLAERARELGVRIVRGAAVTGFAQDDDGVTVETGTGPLRARYLVGCDGGGSTVRKHAGIGFTGQDPHMYALIGDMRFSGELPRGEGLGPMRPVGLLNPERRSWFGAFQHQPGVYRATVAWFDEPFPDRNAPVTEEEMRAALIEHTGGDHGMHDVTWLSRLTDVSRLADSYRNGRVLLAGDAAHIHLPAGGQGLNLGFQDAVNLGWKLAAMVRGQGTEELLDSYESERRPVADGVVRNTRTQAVLIDPDPRYDALRQTFRELMALPDTNRYIAGMLSGFDVTYGTGDHPLVGRRMPDAELLTADGPRRISDCFAGARGLLLLPEPAPAAPPLAAWADRVDTLTAKGAGPEPATAYLIRPDGYVAWAGDPARHDELHHAAATWFGPAA; this comes from the coding sequence TTGGACTGCGATGTGGTGGTGGCGGGGGCGGGGCCGACCGGCCTGATGCTCGCCTGTGAACTGGCGCTGGGCGGAGCCCGGACGGTGGTGGTCGAGCGCCGCACGGAACCGGAGAAGCACTCCAAGGCCATGGGCATGCAGGGCCGCACCGTGGAGCTGCTCGAACTGCGCGGGCTGCTCGACCGCTTCAAGGAGGGCGCGGGCGTGCTCCAGGGCGGCAACTTCGCCAGCCTGGGCGTGCCGATGCGGTTCGAGGAGTTCGACACCCGCCACCCGTACGTGCTGCTGGTGCCCCAGCTGCGCACCGAGGAGCTGCTCGCCGAGCGGGCCCGCGAGCTCGGCGTACGGATCGTGCGCGGCGCGGCCGTCACCGGCTTCGCCCAGGACGACGACGGGGTGACCGTCGAGACCGGCACCGGCCCGCTGCGGGCCCGCTACCTGGTCGGCTGCGACGGCGGCGGCAGCACCGTCCGCAAGCACGCCGGGATCGGGTTCACCGGCCAGGACCCGCACATGTACGCGCTCATCGGCGACATGCGCTTCAGCGGTGAGCTGCCGCGCGGCGAGGGCCTCGGGCCGATGCGCCCGGTGGGCCTGCTCAACCCCGAACGGCGGTCCTGGTTCGGGGCGTTCCAGCACCAGCCGGGCGTCTACCGGGCGACGGTCGCGTGGTTCGACGAGCCCTTCCCCGACCGCAACGCGCCGGTCACCGAGGAGGAGATGCGCGCCGCGCTGATCGAGCACACCGGCGGCGACCACGGGATGCACGACGTCACCTGGCTGTCCCGGCTCACCGACGTCTCCCGGCTGGCCGACTCCTACCGGAACGGCCGGGTCCTGCTGGCCGGCGACGCGGCGCACATCCACCTGCCGGCCGGCGGCCAGGGCCTCAACCTCGGCTTCCAGGACGCCGTCAACCTCGGCTGGAAGCTCGCCGCGATGGTCCGCGGCCAGGGCACCGAGGAACTGCTGGACAGCTACGAGAGCGAGCGCCGCCCGGTCGCCGACGGCGTGGTGCGCAACACCCGCACCCAGGCCGTCCTGATCGACCCGGACCCCCGGTACGACGCGCTGCGCCAGACCTTCCGCGAGCTGATGGCCCTGCCCGACACCAACCGGTACATCGCCGGCATGCTCTCCGGCTTCGACGTCACCTACGGCACCGGCGACCACCCGCTGGTCGGCCGGCGGATGCCCGACGCCGAACTGCTCACCGCCGACGGCCCGCGGCGGATCAGCGACTGCTTCGCCGGGGCCCGCGGCCTGCTGCTGCTCCCCGAACCGGCCCCGGCCGCCCCGCCACTGGCCGCCTGGGCGGACCGGGTGGACACCCTGACCGCCAAGGGGGCCGGGCCGGAGCCGGCCACCGCCTACCTGATCCGCCCGGACGGCTACGTGGCCTGGGCCGGCGACCCGGCCCGCCACGACGAGCTCCACCACGCCGCGGCCACCTGGTTCGGCCCGGCGGCCTGA
- the dapC gene encoding succinyldiaminopimelate transaminase: protein MIERLPKFPWDVLFPYRKRAAAHPDGLVNLALGDPVDPTPPAVRAALAAAADAPGYPSTEGTPVLRAAAAQWLLRREGVTVEPDAVIPAVGTKELIAWLPTMLGLGPGDVVLVPELAFPTYEVSARLAGATLVRTDSPLSYDGPAPRVLWLNSPSNPEGRVLGTAELRAIVEWARERGSLVVNDECYLDHVWEGETRSVLHPEVSGGSHRGVLAVHSLSKRSNLAGYRAGFAAGDPDVIATLLEVRKHAGHMVPAPIQAAMAAALGDDSHLAQQREHYARRRELLRRALVDAGFRIEHSAGALFLWATRDEPCWTTVGALADLGILVAPGEFYGAAGARHVRVAVTETDERVEQAVKRLAEGY, encoded by the coding sequence ATGATCGAGCGGCTGCCGAAGTTCCCCTGGGACGTCCTGTTCCCCTACCGCAAGCGCGCGGCCGCCCACCCCGACGGGCTGGTCAACCTGGCGCTCGGCGACCCGGTCGACCCGACCCCGCCCGCCGTCCGCGCGGCCCTCGCCGCCGCCGCCGACGCGCCCGGCTACCCGTCCACCGAGGGCACGCCCGTGCTCCGGGCGGCCGCCGCGCAGTGGCTGCTGCGCCGCGAGGGGGTGACCGTCGAGCCGGACGCCGTGATCCCGGCCGTCGGCACCAAGGAGCTGATCGCCTGGCTGCCCACCATGCTGGGCCTGGGCCCCGGCGACGTCGTCCTCGTCCCCGAACTCGCCTTCCCCACCTACGAGGTGAGCGCCCGCCTGGCCGGCGCGACGCTGGTCCGGACGGACTCGCCGCTGAGCTACGACGGCCCCGCCCCCCGGGTGCTCTGGCTGAACTCGCCGTCGAACCCCGAGGGCCGGGTGCTGGGCACCGCCGAACTGCGCGCGATCGTCGAGTGGGCGCGCGAGCGGGGCAGCCTGGTGGTGAACGACGAGTGTTACCTGGACCACGTCTGGGAGGGCGAGACCCGCTCGGTGCTGCACCCCGAGGTCAGCGGCGGCAGCCACCGGGGCGTGCTGGCCGTGCACTCGCTGTCCAAGCGCTCCAACCTGGCCGGCTACCGGGCGGGCTTCGCCGCCGGTGACCCGGACGTCATCGCGACGCTGCTGGAGGTGCGCAAGCACGCCGGCCACATGGTGCCCGCCCCGATCCAGGCCGCGATGGCGGCCGCGCTCGGCGACGACTCCCACCTGGCGCAGCAGCGCGAGCACTACGCGCGGCGGCGTGAGCTGCTGCGCAGGGCGCTGGTGGACGCCGGGTTCCGGATCGAGCACTCGGCGGGTGCGCTGTTCCTCTGGGCCACCAGGGACGAGCCGTGCTGGACGACCGTGGGCGCGCTGGCCGACCTCGGCATCCTGGTGGCGCCCGGGGAGTTCTACGGTGCGGCGGGCGCGCGGCACGTCCGGGTGGCCGTCACCGAGACCGACGAGCGGGTCGAGCAGGCGGTGAAGCGGCTCGCCGAGGGCTACTGA
- a CDS encoding FAD-dependent oxidoreductase, with translation MADPAPAILIAGAGPVGLTAAHELARRGVPVRLIDAASGPATSSRALAVHARTMEVLDQMGAVDRLLPLGRRVTHFTMHRRGRTLVRFDTNYRSLPTRYPFSLMVDQVVTEQVLRERVAELGVTVEWGVELTALHPETDAALVTLRHADGRTEEARVPWLIGADGGRSTVRKQLGMRLIGDSTEVWLNADVTLDADLPSDSNHLLHTDPGTLLLVPFPEPGKWRVVDTVDTDGADDPELVRRRLADKIGRALRRPVEVGTPTWLSVFTVQQRQITRMREGRCFLAGDAAHVHSPASGQGMNSGIQDAYNLAWKLADVIRGHAGPGLLDSYDAERVPTGAVLLRSTRTATALVSLRTALAPALITVGTAVLRRIPPLRRKVEGRMIRGFCGLALAYPDSPLTRPDPASASRLAPGDRVGCDATTAAGHPGWSALCTELADPRWTLLATPAAAGQTGHREALARVERLLGTAVSVHTVADAGGPGDLPDHDGTLRRELGLAPGEFLLIRPDGHLAARDRGPDRYLDVLRACDLLPEGAAHAHH, from the coding sequence GTGGCTGACCCGGCCCCGGCCATCCTGATCGCCGGCGCCGGCCCGGTCGGCCTCACCGCGGCGCACGAACTCGCCCGGCGCGGCGTGCCGGTCCGGCTGATCGACGCCGCCTCCGGCCCGGCGACCAGCAGCCGCGCCCTGGCGGTGCACGCCCGGACCATGGAGGTGCTCGACCAGATGGGGGCCGTCGACCGGCTGCTGCCCCTGGGCCGGCGGGTCACCCACTTCACCATGCACCGACGCGGCCGGACCCTCGTCCGCTTCGACACCAACTACCGTTCCCTGCCCACCCGTTACCCGTTCAGCCTGATGGTCGACCAGGTGGTCACCGAGCAGGTGCTGCGCGAGCGCGTCGCCGAACTCGGCGTCACCGTCGAATGGGGCGTCGAACTGACCGCCCTGCACCCCGAGACCGACGCCGCGCTCGTCACCCTCCGCCATGCCGACGGGCGCACCGAGGAAGCCCGGGTGCCCTGGCTGATCGGCGCCGACGGCGGCCGCAGTACCGTGCGCAAGCAGCTCGGCATGCGCCTGATCGGAGACTCCACCGAGGTCTGGCTCAACGCCGACGTCACCCTCGACGCCGACCTGCCGTCGGACAGCAACCACCTGCTGCACACCGACCCCGGCACCCTGCTGCTCGTCCCGTTCCCCGAGCCCGGCAAGTGGCGCGTGGTCGACACCGTCGACACCGACGGCGCCGACGACCCCGAGCTGGTCCGGCGGCGCCTGGCCGACAAGATCGGCCGGGCGCTCCGCCGCCCGGTCGAGGTCGGCACCCCCACCTGGCTCTCCGTCTTCACCGTCCAGCAGCGCCAGATCACCAGGATGCGCGAGGGCCGCTGCTTCCTGGCCGGAGACGCCGCCCACGTGCACAGCCCGGCCTCCGGGCAGGGCATGAACAGCGGCATCCAGGACGCCTACAACCTCGCCTGGAAGCTCGCCGACGTGATCCGCGGCCACGCCGGACCGGGACTCCTCGACAGCTACGACGCCGAGCGGGTCCCGACCGGAGCCGTCCTGCTCCGCTCCACCCGGACGGCCACCGCCCTGGTCTCGCTGCGCACCGCCCTGGCCCCGGCCCTGATCACCGTCGGCACCGCCGTGCTGCGCCGGATACCGCCGCTGCGGCGCAAGGTCGAGGGCCGGATGATCCGCGGCTTCTGCGGGCTCGCCCTGGCCTACCCCGACAGCCCGCTCACCCGGCCGGACCCGGCGTCGGCCAGCCGCCTCGCCCCCGGCGACCGGGTGGGCTGCGACGCGACGACGGCGGCCGGGCACCCCGGCTGGTCCGCGCTCTGCACCGAACTCGCCGACCCCCGCTGGACGTTGCTCGCCACCCCGGCAGCCGCCGGGCAGACCGGGCACCGGGAGGCACTCGCCCGGGTGGAACGGCTGCTCGGCACGGCCGTCTCCGTCCACACGGTCGCCGACGCGGGCGGCCCGGGCGACCTGCCCGACCACGACGGCACGCTGCGCCGCGAACTCGGCCTGGCACCAGGCGAGTTCCTGCTGATCAGGCCGGACGGCCATCTCGCCGCGCGGGACCGCGGTCCGGACCGCTACCTCGACGTCCTCCGGGCCTGCGACCTGCTGCCGGAAGGAGCCGCGCATGCGCATCATTGA
- a CDS encoding PPOX class F420-dependent oxidoreductase, producing the protein MPFTANEAAYLASQSLARLATVDGRGQPHVVPLGFHYNAELGTVDVTGRGMARSLKYRHVQTHPRVSLVVDDVVDAQRWVVRGIEIRGTAVALRSGGKEILPHVDDELIRITPERIVSWGIDSDCQAPPLARNVVGNGVRA; encoded by the coding sequence ATGCCATTCACCGCGAACGAGGCCGCCTACCTGGCCTCGCAGTCGCTCGCCCGTCTGGCCACCGTGGACGGCCGCGGGCAGCCGCACGTCGTGCCCCTGGGCTTCCACTACAACGCCGAGCTCGGCACCGTCGACGTGACCGGACGCGGCATGGCCCGCAGCCTCAAGTACCGCCACGTCCAGACGCATCCGCGGGTCTCGCTGGTGGTGGACGACGTGGTGGACGCGCAGCGCTGGGTCGTCCGCGGGATCGAGATCCGGGGCACCGCGGTGGCGCTGCGGAGCGGTGGCAAGGAGATCCTGCCGCACGTCGACGACGAGCTGATCCGGATCACCCCGGAGCGGATCGTCTCCTGGGGCATCGACTCCGACTGCCAGGCGCCGCCGCTGGCCCGCAACGTCGTCGGGAACGGGGTGCGGGCATGA
- a CDS encoding methyltransferase, translating into MTTSGDIIPQPVIRLRELALSAAGAAAVRAAARLGLADALGDEPAGAAELARAVNADPDTLQRLLRALTCYGVFAEQPDGRYVHTDDSRLLREDTPRSLKDMVLWGTEPWTWELWGHLDEAVRTGKAVFPELHGMDFFDHLHEHSPESAAVFDRAMTQSSRLSALALADRLDLSGVGTVVDIAGGQGHVLATLLERNPGLRGTLLDLPDVVAGADARLQPGGALADRATLLAGDCRREIPVAADVYLLKNILEWDDESTVLTLRNVVRAAAPGSRVIVVENLVDGSPELKFTTAMDLLLLLNVGGRKHTQAGLVSLVEEAGLTRAEVRPVNSYLHLVESVVPERS; encoded by the coding sequence ATGACGACGAGCGGCGACATCATCCCGCAGCCGGTGATCCGGCTGCGCGAGCTCGCACTGAGCGCGGCCGGCGCGGCCGCCGTCCGGGCGGCGGCCCGGCTGGGCCTGGCCGACGCGCTCGGCGACGAGCCTGCCGGCGCGGCCGAACTGGCCCGGGCCGTGAACGCGGACCCGGACACCCTGCAGCGCCTGCTGCGTGCGCTCACCTGCTACGGCGTGTTCGCCGAGCAGCCCGACGGCCGGTACGTGCACACCGACGACTCCCGGCTGCTGCGCGAGGACACCCCGCGCAGCCTCAAGGACATGGTGCTCTGGGGCACCGAGCCGTGGACCTGGGAGCTGTGGGGGCACCTCGACGAGGCGGTGCGCACCGGCAAGGCGGTCTTCCCCGAGCTGCACGGGATGGACTTCTTCGACCACCTGCACGAGCACTCGCCGGAGTCGGCGGCGGTCTTCGACCGGGCGATGACCCAGTCCAGCCGGCTCTCCGCCCTCGCGCTGGCCGACCGGCTGGACCTGAGCGGGGTCGGCACGGTGGTGGACATCGCCGGCGGCCAGGGGCACGTCCTGGCCACGCTGCTGGAGCGCAACCCCGGGCTGCGCGGCACCCTGCTGGACCTGCCGGACGTGGTGGCCGGGGCCGACGCGCGGCTGCAGCCGGGCGGTGCGCTCGCCGACCGCGCGACGCTGCTGGCCGGCGACTGCCGCCGGGAGATCCCGGTCGCGGCCGATGTCTACCTGCTGAAGAACATCCTGGAGTGGGACGACGAGAGCACCGTCCTGACCCTGCGCAACGTCGTACGGGCGGCCGCGCCCGGCAGCCGGGTCATCGTGGTCGAGAACCTGGTGGACGGCAGCCCGGAGCTGAAGTTCACCACCGCGATGGACCTGCTGCTGCTGCTCAACGTCGGTGGCCGCAAGCACACGCAGGCCGGCCTGGTCTCGCTGGTCGAGGAGGCGGGCCTGACCCGGGCCGAGGTCCGCCCGGTCAACTCCTACCTGCACCTGGTCGAGAGCGTGGTGCCGGAGCGGAGCTGA